One Equus asinus isolate D_3611 breed Donkey chromosome 30, EquAss-T2T_v2, whole genome shotgun sequence genomic window, GTGTGACCATCAGCACATCAtctcctattttctctctcttccctcataTGTAAAACAAGACATCAGACGTAGAGATTTAGAGATCTGAGAATGAGCGGCAGTATGTGAAAGGAAATTGAAGGTAGTCAGAATGTCAGCTATTACTACATGTAGAGAGAAGGGGTTTTTCATTCCCTTTCGTTCTCTCTGTTCTTAGTATGGAAATAATGAGCTACTGCGGTGATGGGGAGATGTGGGAAGGGAGGGTTGCTCTGGAAATAGATTACGATGTGTATGGTACGGGTTTAGTCGGGAATCACCCCCGTTAATATCCTTTGCAGTCGTCCTGCTTTCCCTTCCACTTGCATGTAGAAGCACCAACATGACTACGGTGAAACTGTTGACTCCTCTGCCACCCTTTCACCTGCCTGAGCTGTCTGTCAGTGGGAACAAATGGGAGTGCAGTTTCATTGCACTGGTTCTGCTGTTTGGACAAGTGCCTGACATCTGCTTCCCTGGGTTTCAGCTTTTACTGGTGTTGGTGCTTTTGTCTGTCATACCAGAGTACTTCAGAACTTTAATTGCTTCTGCTCTGCAGGTGAATATGGCTACAAAAGGGCCCCCTTGTTTCCCAGGGGTGCCCTTCATGGGCTCCCCTGTGGGAGGCCCTCTTCCACCGCCCATTCGCTATGGACCGCCGCCTCAACTCTCCGGGCCTCCACCGCCCAGTCAGTATGGACTACCACCTCAACTCTCCGGGCCTCCACCGCCCAAGCAGTATGGACTGCCGCCTCAACTCTCCGGGCCTCCACCGTGCAGTCAGTATGGACTGCCGCCTCAACTCTCCGGGCCTCCACCGCCCACTCAGTATGGACCGCCACCTCAACTGTCTGAGCCTCCACTGCCCAATCAGTATGGACTCCCGCCTCAACTCTCCGGGCCTCCACCGCCCATTCAGTATGGACCGCCTCCCCAGCTCTGCGGGCCCTTTGGACCTCGGCCACTTGGTCCACAATTCGGTATGATGATAGAACAGCGGTAACTGAGTTGTAAAGTGTACTCATCTTCTCTGTTTCTTGGTCAGATGTTAACAGTGGCTGTTACAGGGCTGTGTGGTGAAAGGGTCAAGCTGGCTGGGTACACTTTGACTTTTCCTCAAGTTTCTTGGGGCACATGGGATGCCACATAACATCCCTATACCGAGATGGGCAGTAGGTATCTCCGTAGACAAGGAGAAAGGGACTATTACAGAAAGCCAGAAACACTGCTGCTGCAGAGGTTTAGTGAGCATCTGTGGCTACGTACCAGGCCCTGGGGTGGATAGAACTCAGTCCCTCTTCTGATTCCAGGAGCTTACATTGTCCTGTGGGACACAGCTGCATACACACTACAACATAAAGCTTATAATCATATAATGGAAGCATAAGCAGTGGGTCGGAGAGTGTAAAAGAGGCAGGGATTAAGCCGTCACTCTCCAAGCTGGGACTAACTGGGAAGGACGTGTTAAAGAGAAGGTGGAATTTCATAGCTACCTAGTGAATGTTGCTGAATTTAATTAGGTGTAATTAGGGTAAGCACCTTGATTACGATGGCATATGTTAGGTCCATGCTGAGCTGCTGCATGAGTTTTTACTTGATACAGTAGTAGATAATGGAATTGCCTTTATCAAAATTTCTTTGTTGTAGTGATTATGAAGTGTTACTTCATAATTTGTCATCTTGGTGTGACACATGGTACTTCCAAGTACAAACCAAGCTCTTGAGAGATAAAGGTGGCAAATCAGTGTAGTAGAAAAAACACAAGCTTGGTAGAGCCGTGTTTAAATCCTGCCTGTGTTGTTTCATGGCGGGCTGGCCACAGGCCTGTAACTTCAACTTGCCGAGCCTCAgttggcctcatctacacagtgggGATGCCACCACCTGACTTCTAGGGTTGTGAGCAATTAAAGACGAACATACCTGGAACCCTCTAAATTTAGATATGTTTGTAGGTATTTACATGACTTGTGTTTTACTTTTCCAGGTCCTGGTCCGCGCCCACCACTGGGCATAAGAGAATATGCACCAGGTGTTCCACCTGGAAAAGGGGACCTGCCTGTCGACCCTCGAGAGTTTTTACCGGGACACGCACCTTTTACACCTCCAGGCAATTTTGTCCCGAGAGAATACTTTATTCCTGGTGCCCGATTACCACCCCCAACCCACGGCCCCCAGGATTATCCACCTTCTGCTGCAAGAGACTTACCACCTTCCGGCTCTCGAGATGAGCCCCCCGTCTGACTCGCAGAGCAGTGGCAAGGACTCCTCATCGGCCTTAAAACACAGCCCCTAAGGGACCTCTGACACTTCGTCCAAGAGAAGGTGAACCGTGCACTCTTGGGTTACAGTAAAGGATTTTACTGGCTTCAAAATCCAAGTTTATTTTCAAAGGTTTTAGAACTAAGCTGCCCTGGCAGTGTGCATTTTTGAgccaaacaattaaaaaatagcaatttcTCCCCTAAATGGAAGCCACCTCGGATTCTAGCACCTTCTTACAACTTTGAAATGTGCAATAAAGAATACCTGTGTTTCATTAATGTAGCATATGTAACTGCTAAATGATTTAGAGTGTcatgaaaaataacatttcctGTGGAAATGCTATAAGAACACGTATTTCCATTTGTCCTATTTTTAGTATATATTGGTTGAATACAGAGCAACAGTGTTTATaagcttgattttttaaaatatctggtcATGAAGACTGTTACATTAAAATGTTTACTAAAAGATCATGCCACTCTCTCCCCTCTTGCTGAGGTTCTCTGTAGTAATAGTTCATAAAAATTTCCTTATTAATATTTCCCACGTGTCTCTTGCTT contains:
- the LOC123282223 gene encoding transport and Golgi organization protein 1 homolog isoform X1; this translates as MPRSEFGSMDGPLPRPRWSSEAYGKPSAPGKDLSVLTESEVVEEGGQDFSFFLKEYFSHNESQSALWPLADAGSGAAPTMNSGSRSSSPAKVTEEGKQTVPQEPEGPSVPSITSLAEPPGAVNMATKGPPCFPGVPFMGSPVGGPLPPPIRYGPPPQLSGPPPPSQYGLPPQLSGPPPPKQYGLPPQLSGPPPCSQYGLPPQLSGPPPPTQYGPPPQLSEPPLPNQYGLPPQLSGPPPPIQYGPPPQLCGPFGPRPLGPQFGPGPRPPLGIREYAPGVPPGKGDLPVDPREFLPGHAPFTPPGNFVPREYFIPGARLPPPTHGPQDYPPSAARDLPPSGSRDEPPV
- the LOC123282223 gene encoding transport and Golgi organization protein 1 homolog isoform X2, whose amino-acid sequence is MPRSEFGSMDGPLPRPRWSSEAYGKPSAPDAGSGAAPTMNSGSRSSSPAKVTEEGKQTVPQEPEGPSVPSITSLAEPPGAVNMATKGPPCFPGVPFMGSPVGGPLPPPIRYGPPPQLSGPPPPSQYGLPPQLSGPPPPKQYGLPPQLSGPPPCSQYGLPPQLSGPPPPTQYGPPPQLSEPPLPNQYGLPPQLSGPPPPIQYGPPPQLCGPFGPRPLGPQFGPGPRPPLGIREYAPGVPPGKGDLPVDPREFLPGHAPFTPPGNFVPREYFIPGARLPPPTHGPQDYPPSAARDLPPSGSRDEPPV
- the LOC123282223 gene encoding transport and Golgi organization protein 1 homolog isoform X3, with product MDGPLPRPRWSSEAYGKPSAPDAGSGAAPTMNSGSRSSSPAKVTEEGKVNMATKGPPCFPGVPFMGSPVGGPLPPPIRYGPPPQLSGPPPPSQYGLPPQLSGPPPPKQYGLPPQLSGPPPCSQYGLPPQLSGPPPPTQYGPPPQLSEPPLPNQYGLPPQLSGPPPPIQYGPPPQLCGPFGPRPLGPQFGPGPRPPLGIREYAPGVPPGKGDLPVDPREFLPGHAPFTPPGNFVPREYFIPGARLPPPTHGPQDYPPSAARDLPPSGSRDEPPV